A genomic segment from Spinacia oleracea cultivar Varoflay chromosome 3, BTI_SOV_V1, whole genome shotgun sequence encodes:
- the LOC110782337 gene encoding cellulose synthase-like protein E1: MEKADSLHHCHAHKVKALLNRTHSLFHIFALLAIFHYRSTFIFNNLATPLLPWLLIFGAELLFSLVWFLKQPFYWWPVTRTTFPQRLPPQDHHLPGIDVFICTADPNREPTFEVMNTVISAMSLDYPAHKLSVYLSDDGAASVTLSAIKEAWVFATWWLPFCKRYNVKTICPRAFFQNPQQQHPTHTKDFIQDMNTLQEKYEAFKLRVQKKSGSCGGSKTSVQDHPSLIQVIDGKAVQDSTAAINPDEVVMPSLVYVAREKRPSHPHHFKAGALNVLLRISATFSNSPYILVLDCDMYCNDPISARQAMCFYLDSKISPTLGWVQYPQMFHNVHENDIYDSQMRSFWKVYWLGADGLQGPVISGTNFYINRKALYGINIYNGNDIIKEARNIFGLSNELIKSLKQQNDMPNEIKHRELCSIPVQEAQFLASCTYEENTKWGQEAGFRYESVVEDAMTGFMLQSKGWRSVYLYPARPQFLGSATTNLNDFLIQSTRWTSGLVEIGLSKYCPLFYSPSRMQLLQRISSSWITLYPLGFISVWCFATIPLITFLFGIPLYPKVSNPYFIAYAFVFTSSLVKLLCEVVATRESASTWLNEQRISNLKWLTCCGYGVVDSVMTKLRVREASFIPTNKAEDSDRAKLYEKGKYDFNTSNMFLVPLVTVVSLNLCCFIGGVAKLVSGVGNWDALFVQGFLSFYVLIMSYPVMEAMFVRQDNGCIPFSTTLTSTAIVVVLLSFGYLILL; the protein is encoded by the exons ATGGAGAAGGCTGACAGTCTTCATCACTGTCATGCTCACAAAGTGAAGGCACTTCTGAATAGAACACATTCCCTTTTTCATATCTTTGCTTTACTTGCCATTTTCCATTACAGATCCACCTTTATCTTTAACAATTTAGCCACCCCTTTGTTACCATGGCTTCTGATATTTGGTGCTGAGCTTCTGTTTTCACTGGTTTGGTTCTTGAAGCAGCCCTTCTACTGGTGGCCCGTTACTCGGACCACCTTTCCGCAGAGGCTGCCGCCTCAGGATCACCATTTACCTGGAATTGATGTCTTTATATGCACAGCTGATCCTAACAGGGAACCCACCTTTGAGGTGATGAATACTGTTATATCTGCCATGTCTTTGGATTATCCTGCTCACAAATTAAGTGTTTATTTATCTGATGATGGAGCTGCTTCTGTCACATTGAGTGCTATCAAAGAGGCTTGGGTGTTTGCAACTTGGTGGTTGCCTTTCTGTAAGAGGTATAATGTTAAGACAATTTGTCCCAGGGCTTTTTTTCAGAatccacaacaacaacacccaACTCATACCAAGGACTTCATTCAGGATATGAACACACTTCAG GAAAAATACGAGGCTTTTAAGTTGCGAGTGCAAAAGAAGTCAGGCAGTTGTGGTGGTTCTAAGACGAGTGTTCAAGATCATCCTTCACTTATTCAG GTGATAGATGGGAAGGCTGTACAAGATTCTACTGCAGCCATTAATCCAGATGAAGTAGTCATGCCTTCCCTTGTATATGTTGCCCGTGAAAAAAGACCTTCTCATCCACATCACTTCAAGGCCGGAGCTCTTAATGTTCTA CTCAGGATTTCTGCCACATTCAGCAACTCTCCTTACATACTAGTTCTAGACTGTGATATGTATTGCAATGATCCAATTTCAGCTCGACAAGCAATGTGTTTCTATCTTGATTCCAAGATTTCACCTACCTTAGGCTGGGTTCAATATCCACAGATGTTCCATAATGTTCATGAGAATGACATCTATGACAGTCAGATGAGGTCTTTTTGGAAG GTTTATTGGCTAGGGGCAGATGGACTTCAGGGGCCAGTCATATCTGGTACTAACTTTTACATCAACAGGAAGGCCTTGTATGGCATTAACATCTATAATG GTAATGACATAATAAAGGAAGCAAGAAACATATTTGGTCTTTCCAATGAGTTGATCAAGTCTCTAAAGCAACAAAATGACATGCCTAATGAAATCAAGCACAGAGAGCTGTGCTCTATTCCAGTACAAGAAGCCCAATTTTTAGCCTCATGCACTTATGAAGAGAACACTAAATGGGGTCAAGAG GCTGGTTTTCGGTATGAAAGTGTGGTGGAAGATGCAATGACAGGTTTTATGTTGCAGAGCAAAGGATGGAGATCAGTTTACTTGTATCCAGCAAGGCCACAATTTCTAGGTTCCGCTACAACTAATCTGAATGACTTTTTGATTCAAAGTACCAGATGGACCTCAGGACTTGTTGAAATAGGCCTTTCCAAATATTGCCCCCTTTTCTACAGTCCTTCAAGAATGCAACTTTTACAACGGATATCTTCTTCCTGGATCACCTTATACCCCCTTGGTTTTATATCAGTTTGGTGCTTTGCTACCATTCCTCTGATTACTTTCCTCTTTGGCATCCCTTTATACCCTAAG GTTTCAAACCCATATTTTATAGCGTACGCATTTGTTTTTACATCATCCTTGGTGAAGCTTCTATGTGAAGTTGTTGCCACCAGAGAGTCAGCATCAACTTGGTTGAACGAACAGAGGATTTCTAACTTGAAGTGGCTAACATGCTGTGGTTATGGAGTTGTTGACAGTGTAATGACGAAACTCAGAGTTCGAGAGGCAAGTTTCATACCTACAAATAAAGCAGAGGACAGTGATAGAGCTAAGTTATACGAAAAGGGCAAATACGACTTTAATACATCAAACATGTTCCTTGTTCCACTTGTGACAGTGGTCTCCTTAAACCTATGTTGTTTCATTGGAGGAGTTGCAAAATTAGTGAGCGGTGTTGGAAATTGGGATGCATTGTTTGTTCAAGGTTTCCTCTCATTTTATGTGTTGATCATGAGTTATCCAGTTATGGAAGCCATGTTTGTGAGGCAGGACAATGGGTGTATTCCATTTTCTACTACTTTGACATCTACCGCGATTGTTGTGGTTTTACTGAGCTTTGGATATTTGATCTTGTTGTGA
- the LOC110782227 gene encoding cellulose synthase-like protein G2 has translation MENPFHEFHVHKLRATLNITYSLFYFLALTFIFYYRSAAFFLKKATGVLFAAELVFSFLWAIKQPMYWRPITRTVFPEKLPKDEKLPGIDVLICTADPNKEPTFEVINTVISAMSLDYPAHKLSVYLSDDAGASVTLNAMKQAWVFASWWLPFCRKYHLKTICPQAYFQNPEDQEESSCQTNDMDFVQHSMLLEEKYEAFKQQVRSNKLSGDVDNNNNTSRDHPPLVQVINENCIEDGAVTLNPEAGEMPLLVYVSREKRPSHPHCFKAGALNALLRVSSIMSNSPYTLILDCDMYCNDSISARQAMCFFIDPKISSSLGWVQFPQKFHNISDTDIYDSQLRVTWPVYWPGADGLQGPCIIGTNVYIKRKVLYSINITTDDGINLKEVRSSLGPSNELTNSVVQNDKLNKTVKDKEVSSVMVQEAHFLASCTYEKGTMWGQKVGFCYGTIVEDAKTSIRLQNKGWRSIYLNPTRPQFLGSATTSLNEMLVQGIRWYGGLLDLCLSKYCPLIYRPSRMQFLQKMYYSWMVLLALDFIPVLCFAIIPPICFLYGIPVYPKLSDPGFVAFAFVFVSTQLKHLSDVVVYSGGSVSAWVNEQRTWMAKCLSCYLYGTIVCIITKLGLHEATFTLTDKLQGDTTNWYDKGIYDFRTSKMFLVPIVTAVILNLCCFIGGVARLIVIRNWDAMFGQMLFSLYVLVMGFPVLEGVLLRKDNARISVSASMVSTILSLLLLSLGYLILRH, from the exons ATGGAAAACCCTTTTCATGAGTTCCATGTCCACAAACTAAGGGCCACTCTTAACATTACATACTCCCTTTTCTATTTTTTAGCCTTAACATTCATTTTCTACTACAGATCAGCAGCTTTTTTCTTGAAAAAAGCTACTGGTGTACTATTTGCAGCTGAGCTTGTTTTCTCATTCCTGTGGGCCATCAAGCAACCCATGTATTGGCGCCCCATTACTCGCACCGTCTTCCCTGAAAAGCTTCCAAAAGATGAAAAACTTCCAGGAATTGATGTCTTAATATGCACTGCTGATCCTAACAAAGAGCCTACTTTTGAAGTTATAAACACTGTTATATCTGCTATGTCATTGGATTACCCTGCTCATAAACTGAGTGTTTATTTATCTGATGATGCTGGTGCATCTGTTACTTTGAATGCTATGAAACAGGCTTGGGTATTTGCATCTTGGTGGTTGCCCTTTTGTAGGAAGTAtcatcttaaaactatatgtcCCCAAGCCTATTTTCAGAACCCAGAAGATCAGGAGGAATCATCATGTCAGACTAATGATATGGACTTTGTACAACACAGTATGTTACTAGAG GAGAAATATGAGGCTTTCAAGCAGCAAGTACGTAGCAACAAATTAAGCGGTGATGttgacaacaataacaacacttCTCGAGATCATCCACCACTTGTTCAG GTGATAAATGAGAATTGTATAGAAGATGGTGCTGTAACCTTGAATCCAGAAGCAGGAGAGATGCCTCTTCTCGTATATGTTTCTCGTGAGAAAAGACCTTCTCATCCACATTGCTTCAAGGCTGGAGCTCTTAATGCACTA TTGAGAGTTTCTAGCATAATGAGCAATTCTCCTTACACACTAATCCTAGACTGCGACATGTACTGCAACGACTCCATCTCAGCCCGCCAAGCTATGTGTTTTTTCATCGATCCCAAGATTTCTTCATCGTTAGGCTGGGTTCAATTTCCTCAAAAGTTCCATAACATAAGTGATACTGACATTTATGACAGTCAACTCAGAGTAACATGGCCG GTGTATTGGCCCGGGGCAGATGGACTTCAGGGACCATGTATAATTGGTACAAATGTGTACATAAAAAGAAAGGTCTTGTACAGCATCAACATTACTACTGATGATG GTATAAACCTAAAGGAAGTAAGAAGCTCTTTAGGCCCTTCCAATGAATTGACAAATTCTGTCGTTCAAAATGACAAGCTTAACAAGACAGTCAAGGATAAAGAGGTTTCCTCTGTTATGGTACAAGAAGCTCACTTCTTAGCCTCTTGCACCTATGAAAAGGGAACAATGTGGGGTCAAAAG GTTGGTTTTTGTTATGGCACCATAGTCGAAGATGCGAAGACTAGTATTAGGTTGCAGAACAAAGGGTGGAGATCAATTTACTTGAATCCAACAAGGCCACAATTCCTAGGTTCTGCAACTACTAGTCTAAATGAAATGTTGGTCCAAGGCATAAGGTGGTATGGTGGTTTACTTGATCTATGTCTATCCAAGTATTGTCCCCTTATTTACAGACCATCAAGAATGCAATTTCTTCAGAAGATGTATTATTCCTGGATGGTACTCTTGGCTCTTGATTTCATACCGGTTTTGTGTTTTGCTATCATTCCTCCCATCTGTTTCCTGTATGGTATCCCTGTCTACCCTAAG TTATCAGATCCTGGGTTTGTAGCATTTGCTTTTGTTTTCGTATCAACCCAGCTAAAGCATCTAAGTGACGTGGTAGTTTATAGCGGGGGATCAGTAAGTGCGTGGGTGAATGAACAAAGGACATGGATGGCTAAGTGCCTGTCATGCTATCTTTATGGAACTATTGTATGTATCATCACAAAACTCGGCCTTCACGAGGCAACTTTCACACTTACTGATAAACTACAAGGTGATACCACAAATTGGTATGACAAGGGGATTTATGACTTCAGGACATCCAAGATGTTTCTAGTTCCTATTGTAACGGCAGTGATCTTAAACCTGTGTTGCTTTATTGGTGGAGTTGCAAGATTGATTGTTATCAGAAATTGGGATGCCATGTTTGGTCAAATGCTGTTTTCATTGTATGTGTTGGTTATGGGTTTCCCGGTGTTAGAGGGCGTGTTGCTTAGGAAAGACAATGCGCGTATTTCAGTATCAGCGAGTATGGTGTCTACTATTTTATCTCTGTTACTTTTGAGCTTAGGGTACTTAATCCTCCGGCATTAG
- the LOC130459132 gene encoding cellulose synthase A catalytic subunit 7 [UDP-forming]: MSHMTSSELQLSVSKTMENKLHDCHFHKLRSFFNRIYFFFHILATAPILYFRASYFFNSSNNHHFFSWVLIFGSEILVLLLWIFKLSYYWRPVTRTVFPENLPEDEQKLPRIDVFICTADPDKEPTFEVMNTVISAMSLDYPAHKLSVYLSDDGASSSVTLNALKHAWVFATWWLPFCKTYNVNPVCPKPFFEHHLQLLLQQSHNTDFIQHANMLKEKYQNFKERVRAWKPTQGDEIASNTSARDHSPFIQVINESSIGDDAATINPENTGMPLLVYLAREKRPSHHHHFKAGALNVLQRVSSVLSNAPYILVLDCDMYCNDSSSARQAMCFYLDPKTNPTLAWIQFPQKFHNINETDIYDSQMITTWPIIYPGTDGIQGPILSGTNFYINRKALYGFTVDGGNDITDQRYTFGSSNELIKSLGQMEKNTDDAMKTRDFSCDYKLQEAQFLATCVYEDDTQWGIQVGFRYNTVVEDVMTGFILHGQGWKSVYLNPARPQFLGSATTSLNEALIQNSRWAAGLLQIGLSKYCPLFYNSPRLLIFQRMLYSWAAFFPIDFLPISCFAIVQPICFFYGIPLYPKVSDLLFMPFAFVFISSRVKLLSEVFISGGSVHTWLNVQRIVMIKGVTCYVYGALECMMTKLGIREANFMPTNKAGDDDTSKWYQIGKYDFRTSNMFLVPIVTAVTLNISSFVAGVTRVIFGTSNSWDTLFAQLCFSFYVLIMSFPVIEGMVLRKDNASIPIRTTLVSTLLSFVVLGLGYFIFVLH; this comes from the exons ATGAGTCATATGACTAGTTCAGAGCTGCAGTTATCAGTAAGCAAAACAATGGAAAACAAGCTTCATGATTGCCATTTCCACAAACTAAGGTCATTCTTTAACAGAATTTACTTCTTTTTCCATATCTTGGCTACTGCACCCATTCTCTATTTCAGAGCTTCttatttcttcaactcttcaaATAATCACCATTTCTTCTCTTGGGTTCTCATCTTTGGTTCTGAGATTCTGGTCTTACTTTTGTGGATCTTTAAACTATCTTATTACTGGCGCCCTGTAACTCGAACTGTCTTCCCTGAGAATCTACCAGAAGATGAACAGAAATTACCCAGAATCGATGTTTTTATATGCACTGCTGATCCTGATAAAGAGCCTACATTTGAGGTGATGAACACTGTAATTTCTGCTATGTCATTGGATTACCCTGCTCATaagttgagtgtttatttgtcTGATGATGGAGCTTCTTCTTCTGTCACTTTGAATGCTTTAAAACATGCTTGGGTTTTTGCTACTTGGTGGTTACCATTCTGTAAGACTTATAATGTTAATCCAGTTTGTCCCAAGCCTTTTTTTGAGCATCACTTGCAACTGCTGCTACAACAGTCTCACAATACCGACTTTATTCAACATGCTAACATGCTTAAG GAGAAATATCAGAATTTCAAGGAACGAGTGCGCGCCTGGAAACCCACACAAGGTGATGAGATTGCTAGTAACACAAGTGCTCGAGATCATTCACCGTTCATTCAG GTTATAAATGAAAGCTCTATAGGAGATGATGCTGCAACAATAAACCCAGAAAACACTGGTATGCCTCTCCTTGTGTACCTAGCTCGCGAGAAAAGACCTTCTCATCACCATCACTTCAAGGCCGGAGCTCTTAATGTTCTG CAAAGGGTTTCTAGCGTATTGAGCAATGCTCCATACATACTAGTCCTAGACTGTGACATGTACTGCAACGATTCAAGTTCAGCTCGACAAGCTATGTGTTTCTACCTCGATCCTAAGACTAATCCGACATTAGCTTGGATCCAATTCCCTCAGAAATTTCATAACATAAATGAGACTGACATTTATGACAGTCAGATGATAACAACTTGGCCT ATAATTTATCCAGGGACTGATGGAATTCAAGGACCAATACTATCTGGTACAAATTTTTACATCAACAGGAAGGCCTTGTATGGTTTTACAGTTGATGGTG GAAATGACATAACTGACCAAAGATACACTTTTGGTTCTTCTAATGAGCTCATCAAATCTCTTGGTCAAATGGAGAAAAATACGGATGATGCAATGAAAACAAGGGACTTTTCCTGTGATTATAAGCTACAAGAAGCTCAATTCTTAGCAACTTGTGTCTATGAAGATGACACACAATGGGGTATACAG GTTGGTTTTCGATACAACACAGTGGTGGAAGATGTGATGACAGGTTTCATATTACACGGGCAAGGGTGGAAGTCGGTTTACTTAAACCCAGCAAGGCCTCAATTCTTAGGTTCTGCTACAACAAGTCTGAATGAAGcattaattcaaaattccaGATGGGCTGCAGGTCTTCTACAGATTGGTTTATCCAAGTATTGCCCTCTTTTTTACAATTCACCAAGATTGCTAATCTTTCAGAGGATGCTTTATTCTTGGGCTGCCTTTTTTCCCATTGATTTTCTCCCCATTTCGTGTTTTGCTATCGTTCAACCTATCTGTTTCTTCTATGGCATCCCTTTGTACCCTAAG GTCTCAGACCTGTTGTTCATGCCATTTGCCTTTGTGTTTATATCATcacgagtgaagcttctaagcGAGGTTTTTATTAGTGGAGGCTCAGTTCATACATGGTTGAACGTGCAGAGGATTGTGATGATAAAGGGTGTTACATGTTATGTTTATGGAGCACTCGAGTGTATGATGACAAAGTTGGGGATTCGAGAGGCAAACTTTATGCCAACTAACAAAGCAGGAGATGATGATACAAGTAAATGGTACCAAATTGGTAAGTATGACTTCAGAACATCAAACATGTTTCTTGTTCCAATTGTCACAGCAGTTACCTTAAATATCTCATCATTTGTTGCTGGAGTTACAAGAGTAATTTTCGGTACGAGTAATAGTTGGGATACATTGTTTGCTCAACTATGCTTCTCATTTTACGTGTTGATCATGAGTTTTCCGGTGATTGAAGGCATGGTGTTAAGGAAAGACAATGCAAGTATTCCTATTCGCACTACTTTGGTATCAACTTTGTTGTCTTTTGTTGTCTTAGGTTTAGGATATTTCATCTTCGTATTGCATTAG
- the LOC110782338 gene encoding serine/threonine-protein kinase BLUS1: MAQEYPLDPKWYEIIGEIGSGVSAMVYKAKCLKISAPNSSSIVAIKSIDLDQSRADLESIRLETKTMSLLSHPNILRAHCSFTVGRRLWVVMPFMSSGSLQSIISSNFSSGLPEPCIAVVLKETLKALSYLHDQGHVHRDVKAGNILVGYDGVVKLGDFGVSAPVYDINFDSRLKEIAGTPYWMAPEVIHSHNGYGFKADIWSFGITALELAHGRPPLSHLPPSKSLLFKITKRFRFSDYDNESSDNTRKHNTRKFSKAFKDMVGLCLHQDPTKRPTADKLLKHVFFKNSKSCDFLVKNLLVGLPSVEERFKMSNYNSNNNKMIRVSNSSLGSSSYNSSTTTPTIEEDETGVFEKQRRVSGWNFNFDGFQMEPVYPLGLGQGHPDGSKRVRFRAELVIPNKRVDLDVFSSSSASPSPAFSTPTEEQEAVVRVEEDPYLDPDPDPEGEEGVVDRGSVMCGLVALRGSLDDQRKNVKELISFLGGEQSLGGETKEEQMVDVVERLRGELEQERRKNKELLMELEFLKVIVSGGPQDD, encoded by the exons ATGGCTCAAGAATACCCACTAGATCCAAAATGGTACGAAATAATCGGTGAAATAGGAAGTGGAGTAAGTGCCATGGTATACAAAGCAAAAtgcttaaaaataagtgcaccAAATTCTTCATCCATAGTTGCAATAAAATCCATTGATCTCGATCAATCACGAGCTGATCTCGAAAGCATCCGCCTCGAAACCAAAACAATGTCCCTTTTATCTCATCCAAACATCCTTCGTGCACACTGCTCCTTCACCGTCGGCCGCCGTCTTTGGGTGGTGATGCCATTCATGTCTTCTGGTTCATTACAGTCTATTATATCATCTAACTTCTCTTCTGGTTTACCTGAACCTTGTATTGCTGTGGTGTTAAAGGAAACTCTTAAGGCTTTAAGTTATCTTCATGATCAAGGTCATGTTCATCGAGATGTTAAGGCAG GTAATATATTAGTTGGTTATGATGGTGTTGTCAAGTTAGGAGATTTCGGTGTTTCAGCACCAGTTTACGACATCAACTTCGATTCAAGGTTGAAGGAAATAGCAGGAACTCCTTACTGGATGGCTCCAGAAGTTATACACTCTCATAACGGGTACGGGTTTAAAGCCGATATCTGGTCTTTTGGTATTACTGCTCTCGAATTAGCTCATGGTAGACCTCCTTTATCTCATTTACCACCTTCGAAATCACTCTTGTTTAAGATAACAAAACGGTTTCGATTCTCCGATTACGACAACGAATCATCTGATAACACTAGAAAACATAATACGAGGAAGTTTTCAAAGGCGTTTAAGGATATGGTTGGGTTATGTCTTCATCAAGATCCAACAAAGAGACCAACAGCTGATAAGTTGTTAAAACATGTGTTCTTTAAGAATTCAAAGAGTTGTGATTTCTTGGTTAAGAATCTTTTGGTGGGATTACCAAGTGTTGAAGAAAGGTTTAAGATGAGTAattataatagtaataataataagatgATTAGGGTTAGTAATTCTTCTTTAGGGAGTAGTAGTTATAATAGTAGTACTACTACTCCTACTATTGAGGAGGATGAAACTGGGGTTTTTGAGAAACAGAGGAGGGTTAGTGGTTGGAATTTTAACTTtgatgggtttcaaatggagcCTGTTTATCCATTGGGTCTGGGTCAGGGTCACCCGGATGGGTCTAAAAGGGTCCGGTTTCGTGCTGAGTTGGTTATACCGAATAAGCGAGTTGATTTGGATGTGTTCAGTTCTAGCTCAGCTTCCCCTTCCCCTGCTTTTAGTACTCCTACAGAGGAACAGGAAGCGGTCGTCCGAGTTGAAGAGGATCCATATCTGGATCCGGACCCGGATCCGGAGGGTGAAGAAGGGGTGGTGGATAGGGGAAGTGTGATGTGTGGATTGGTTGCATTAAGGGGGAGTTTGGATGATCAGAGGAAAAATGTAAAAGAGTTGATAAGTTTCCTTGGTGGGGAACAAAGTTTAGGAGGGGAAACAAAGGAAGAACAAATGGTGGATGTGGTGGAGAGGTTGAGGGGGGAGTTGGAACAAGAGAGGAGGAAAAACAAAGAATTGCTTATGGAGTTGGAGTTTCTTAAGGTGATTGTTTCTGGTGGACCTCAAGATGATTGA
- the LOC130470614 gene encoding transcriptional regulator SUPERMAN-like — protein sequence MDNTNNNNNNNNNNNNNNKVTHDGYYYVDDHGCHMMMMTSWPPRSYTCSFCKREFRSAQALGGHMNVHRRDRAQLRLRTLDNFPMSPNNLPIIISNNNNNINNTINLNLPPTPSTPPTYTPNFNIQPYNCTSSSSSSLSPPTKPNSHLITKLSLNSQMNIHRLFNVHDLDLELRLGYN from the coding sequence ATGGATaatacaaacaacaacaacaacaacaacaacaacaacaacaacaacaacaaagtaaCACATGATGGTTATTATTATGTTGATGATCATGGTTGtcatatgatgatgatgacttcATGGCCACCAAGGTCATACACATGCAGTTTTTGCAAGAGGGAGTTTAGATCTGCTCAAGCACTTGGAGGACATATGAATGTTCATAGAAGAGATAGAGCTCAACTCAGGCTACGAACACTTGATAATTTCCCCATGAGCCCTAATAATCTTCCTATTATTAtctctaataataataataatattaataataccATTAATCTTAATCTTCCTCCTACTCCATCAACACCACCTACGTATACACCCAACTTCAACATCCAACCTTACAATTGCACATCATCGTCATCTTCTTCATTATCTCCTCCTACCAAACCAAACTCCCATCTTATCACTAAATTAAGTTTGAATTCCCAGATGAATATTCATCGTCTTTTCAACGTCCATGATTTGGATTTGGAGCTTCGTCTTGGTTACAATTAA
- the LOC130470615 gene encoding uncharacterized protein: MEVNVDEGLSEQESDNENDNAGVGRTYECSYCKRGFTNAQALGGHMNIHRKDKAKAKQQQQQQQQQQQQQQQQQGSVPMFKPVATNLSSSYHRSIASSSCFVAQKGYYPFSITNNATRLNNNNNGFMSNKSTTCLGLFGGMYEDNHSHSHYGPDLTLRITTSNNLIDHHHYQITGKENNNNNNNNNNNNNNNNGNDGNNNNNNNNWNNTNNANTNKQEDYATDIDLELRLGPV, encoded by the coding sequence ATGGAAGTAAATGTTGATGAGGGATTAAGTGAGCAAGAGAGTGACAATGAGAATGACAACGCAGGTGTAGGAAGGACATACGAGTGCAGCTATTGCAAAAGAGGCTTCACCAATGCTCAAGCTTTAGGAGGTCACATGAATATTCATAGGAAAGATAAAGCCAAAgccaaacaacaacaacaacaacaacaacaacaacaacaacaacaacaacaacaacaaggttCAGTACCAATGTTTAAGCCCGTTGCAACAAATTTATCATCATCCTATCATAGATCGATAGCTTCTTCTTCTTGTTTTGTGGCACAAAAGGGATACTATCCTTTCTCTATTACTAACAACGCTACAAgattgaataataataataatggttTTATGAGTAACAAATCAACAACATGCCTTGGTTTGTTTGGTGGTATGTACGAGGATAATCATTCACATTCTCATTATGGACCTGATTTAACTTTGAGGATCACCACATCCAACAACCTTATtgatcatcatcactatcaaaTTACAGGCAAagagaacaacaacaacaacaacaacaacaacaacaacaacaacaacaacaatggcaacgacggcaacaacaacaacaacaacaacaattggaaCAACACCAACAACGCCAACACCAACAAACAAGAGGATTACGCTACTGACATTGATTTGGAGCTTCGTTTAGGGCCGGTATGA